Proteins found in one Terribacillus sp. DMT04 genomic segment:
- a CDS encoding CpsD/CapB family tyrosine-protein kinase, with translation MAKRKKQFKSNVRSLITKFNPKSPISEQYRTIRTNIEFASVDQELSTLLVTSSGPSEGKSSTTANLGVVFAQQGKKILLIDGDLRKPTVHYTFKLDNRIGLSTVLVGEKTLEETVKETDVPNLDILTCGPIPPNPSELLGSKAMKQMLQIAQETYDVIVFDTPPVLAVTDAQILANICDGSIIVARSEQTEYDAIQKAKELLEPAHAKMLGVVLNDVAQKKSNTYYYYGS, from the coding sequence ATGGCCAAAAGAAAAAAACAGTTTAAATCAAATGTCCGGTCTCTCATTACAAAGTTCAATCCAAAGTCTCCGATTTCTGAGCAGTATCGTACAATTAGAACAAACATTGAATTTGCATCTGTCGACCAAGAGTTGAGTACCTTACTTGTAACTTCCTCTGGCCCATCGGAAGGTAAATCTTCTACTACTGCAAATTTAGGTGTTGTTTTTGCACAGCAAGGAAAAAAAATTCTTTTAATTGATGGAGATTTGAGAAAACCGACAGTACATTATACGTTCAAGCTCGATAATAGAATTGGACTTAGTACTGTACTTGTTGGTGAGAAAACATTAGAAGAAACGGTAAAAGAAACCGATGTTCCTAATTTAGACATATTAACTTGCGGACCTATCCCACCTAACCCATCTGAACTTTTAGGGTCTAAAGCAATGAAGCAAATGTTGCAAATAGCACAAGAAACCTATGATGTAATAGTTTTTGATACACCGCCTGTATTAGCTGTTACTGATGCTCAAATTTTAGCAAATATATGTGATGGTTCTATTATTGTAGCCAGGAGTGAGCAGACAGAATATGATGCAATTCAGAAGGCGAAGGAACTTTTAGAACCAGCTCATGCAAAGATGCTCGGTGTAGTGTTGAACGATGTTGCACAGAAAAAATCAAACACATATTACTATTATGGAAGTTAA